The Gammaproteobacteria bacterium genome contains the following window.
CAACGGTGGCGGACGTCGTAGCGGTGGCAATACACCTGACGTGGATGAAATCCTGAAGCGTCTCAAGGCGAGATTCGGTAGTCGCGGTGGCAAGGGCGGCAAGGGGTTTTCCGGCGCCGTGATGCTGCTGTTGCTGGCCATCGTGGCGCTGTGGGGTGCCTCGGGTTTCTACATGGTCAACGAACGCGAACAGGCCGTGGTGCTGCGCTTCGGCGCCTACAGCCGAACCGAAGGCCCGGGTCTGCGCTGGCATGTGCCGTGGCCGTTCGAGCGCGAGGAAAAAGTCAACGTCACCGAGGTGCGCGAGTCCACCGATCGCAGCTCGATGCTGACCGAAGACGAGAACATCGTCGAACTTGAACTGAAGGTGCAGTACCGCGTCACCTCTGCCGAGAACTACCTGTTCAGCGTCAAGGATCCGGATGCGACGCTGCGCCAGGCGACGCGCAGCGCGGTGCGCCAGATCGTCGGCCGCAACACCTTCGACTTCGTTGTGATCGAAGGACGCCAGGCGGTCGCAGATCGTGCACGAACCTTGTTGCAGGACATCCTCGACGGCTACGAAACCGGCCTGATCGTGATGCAGGTCAACATGATCGACGCGCGTGCGCCGGCACAGGTTCAGGACGCCTTCCTCGACGCCATCAAAGCGCGCGAGGATCAGCAGCGCTTCAAGAACGAAGCCGAGTCCTATTCCAATGAGCGTCTGCCGCAGGCGCGTGGTACTGCCGCTCGCC
Protein-coding sequences here:
- the hflK gene encoding FtsH protease activity modulator HflK, encoding MAWNEPGGGRDPWNNNGGGRRSGGNTPDVDEILKRLKARFGSRGGKGGKGFSGAVMLLLLAIVALWGASGFYMVNEREQAVVLRFGAYSRTEGPGLRWHVPWPFEREEKVNVTEVRESTDRSSMLTEDENIVELELKVQYRVTSAENYLFSVKDPDATLRQATRSAVRQIVGRNTFDFVVIEGRQAVADRARTLLQDILDGYETGLIVMQVNMIDARAPAQVQDAFLDAIKAREDQQRFKNEAESYSNERLPQARGTAARQVSQATGYRDSVVAEAEGDVARFTQLLTEYEKAPKVTRQRMYLDALEDVMSRTGKVLIDTNEANPMLYLPLDQLMKNRGDATTGGKTTSSLPSTSSSSSSNDNRLRERERR